The genomic segment CCGGTGGCGAGTGTTTACGGACGTCGACCTCGCGTACCGCTTCGAAGACGTCGTCCGCTTGGCCGATGAACTGAGAGCCGGTGCCGACGTCGCAATCGCGTCCCGCGAACACCCGGACAGCGTCATCCAGTTACCGCCCCGGCACCTGGCATACGCGTACCGCCGGCGGCTCCAAAGCAAAGTCTTTGGAAAAGTCGCACGAACAATTCTCCCGCTCACGCAGCTCGATACCCAGGCGGGTTTAAAAGGAATGTCGGCGAGCGTCGCGGAGCAATTGCTTCCGTCTCTCACGTGCAGCGGTTTTGGGTTCGACTGTGAACTTCTGACGGCTTGCGCCCGATATAACATTGCTGTCACCGAAGTCCCGGTCTGCGTCCGATACGAAGACACTGCCAGCACCACCGGGATGGGCAGCACGGTCCGGATGTTGCGCGAGATCTGGCAGATCCGGCGGGTGTGGCGCAAAAACGGCTTCCCGCCCCCGGCCCGCGTCGGAGCGGACTCGCTACCGGGAATACCCGCCGACCACGGCGACCCGGGACATTCGAAAGCCGCCTGAACGGCTGTTGTGGTGACACGGAGGATAGCCCGCGTGGACGAATCCCGGTATCTCCTTGTCACCGCAGACGACTTCGGGATCGGACCGAAAACCTCCCGCGGCATCCTCGATTTGGCCGCGCAACAAGTTCTCACCTCGACTGTTCTTCTGGTGAATTCCCCGCACGCGGCCGAGTGCGTGAGCCTCTGGCGGCGTGCCGGAGAACAGCTCGAACTCGGCTGGCACCCCTGCCTGACACTCGACCGCCCGATACTCCCGGCGACCCGGGTTCCCAGTCTGGTCGACGAATCCGGCCGCTTTTTGCCGCTCGGCGGTTTTCTCAAGCAATATCTCCGGGGCCGGATCGTCCGCGCGGAAGTGGAAGCCGAGCTCCGCGCCCAGTTCGACCGATTTATCGACCTGGTCGGATACCCACCGGCCAATGTGAACGCCCACCACCACGTCCACATTTTCGGGCTCGTGGGTGACGCGCTGCGGGCCGTACTCGACGACGTGACGCCGCGCCCGTTCGTCCGCCGCGTTACCGAACCAGTCCGCACCCTGTTCGGAGTTCGGGGGGCACGGGTCAAGCGCGTCGTCCTGAGCCGCGTGGGGAAACAGGCCGCCGCCGCGCAACACACCGCGGGGCTTCCGGGAACGGATTGGCTGATCGGCATTACGGACCCGCCCTTCGTCCGCGATCCC from the Fimbriiglobus ruber genome contains:
- a CDS encoding carbohydrate deacetylase, whose amino-acid sequence is MDESRYLLVTADDFGIGPKTSRGILDLAAQQVLTSTVLLVNSPHAAECVSLWRRAGEQLELGWHPCLTLDRPILPATRVPSLVDESGRFLPLGGFLKQYLRGRIVRAEVEAELRAQFDRFIDLVGYPPANVNAHHHVHIFGLVGDALRAVLDDVTPRPFVRRVTEPVRTLFGVRGARVKRVVLSRVGKQAAAAQHTAGLPGTDWLIGITDPPFVRDPDFFVNWLRRAPGRFIELTCHPGHLDETIDGRDGSLTDGQLHRRERELELLGHPRFAAAVRQAGFVPVTAARLAELRLGSAAPRRLVRQAG
- a CDS encoding glycosyltransferase, which encodes MISLVFPAYNPGPAVEQTWLAAREFLRAQPSPWEILFVCDGCTDGTQERLEKLGATTGESRIRVVGYAPNRGKGYAVRYGLLAARGRWRVFTDVDLAYRFEDVVRLADELRAGADVAIASREHPDSVIQLPPRHLAYAYRRRLQSKVFGKVARTILPLTQLDTQAGLKGMSASVAEQLLPSLTCSGFGFDCELLTACARYNIAVTEVPVCVRYEDTASTTGMGSTVRMLREIWQIRRVWRKNGFPPPARVGADSLPGIPADHGDPGHSKAA